The Chryseolinea soli genome contains a region encoding:
- a CDS encoding PAS domain-containing sensor histidine kinase produces the protein MEKIPLKKKPASDDTFLNALADAYRLQESIISTTELAVISTTPEGLITSFNKAAETLSGYSADEMIGKATPVLLHDNIQLIERADELSNELHQEIEPNFEVLATKTRLKKIADRKEWTYIRKDGTRFPVLVSFTGLWDDKGTLTGFASIATDITESKLAEKKLRDSEAHLQALLNSIDDVAFEIGRDGEYTNIWTRKDYMLFASPREQYVGKKITDVLSGDLLKQYQDAIEKVLRTQNSESLEYPVPHQKRWSSCKISYINENKVLILVRDITAKKKAELLLAQSEQKFRALTENIPGAVYLCKKDARHEMLYINHQVKEIVGYDPADFISGKVSMTDLYHPEDRERIFAVVEKAVQTHEKFHLRYRLQDRNAEWRWVEEIGSVILQPGEPAMIEGFISDITFQKIAEEALEKIAEENHRIFANALNLIAIASFDGYFLKLNPYWTQLLGWTEEELMNHRFIEFVHPDDIVPTKNAVGHLQVGRHIPTFENRYRHKDGTYRWLLWTSASDVKNQLIYASAVDITERKKSEDELLRSKQSMESFAVKLQEQNRQLDEFAHIISHNLRSPIGNIKALIGLLSPSSSITEYQQIFEKLKNVAHNLGETMNELMETLKAKKETDIERVDIRFHEIFDKVVQSLQGELIQTGASITFDFNAAPVIHYSRTYLESIFQNLLSNAVKYRSPDRAPEIHVLTRMRDHSVELIVRDNGLGIEMDKFGDKLFGLHKTFHDHKDARGVGLFLIKTQIEALGGTIHAESKVGEGTTFTVAFGISQE, from the coding sequence ATGGAAAAAATTCCATTGAAAAAGAAACCTGCGTCAGACGATACCTTCCTAAACGCGCTAGCCGATGCTTATCGGCTCCAGGAGTCTATTATCAGCACTACCGAACTGGCCGTCATTTCCACCACCCCCGAAGGCCTCATCACCAGCTTTAACAAAGCCGCGGAAACGCTTTCAGGCTACTCGGCCGACGAGATGATCGGCAAGGCAACGCCCGTGTTGCTGCACGACAACATCCAGCTTATTGAACGCGCCGACGAATTATCGAACGAACTCCACCAGGAGATCGAACCGAACTTTGAAGTACTGGCCACTAAAACGCGGCTGAAAAAAATTGCCGATCGCAAAGAGTGGACCTATATCCGCAAAGACGGCACCCGTTTCCCCGTGCTCGTTTCGTTCACGGGTCTGTGGGACGATAAAGGCACCCTCACCGGTTTTGCCAGCATCGCCACCGACATCACCGAAAGCAAACTGGCCGAAAAGAAACTCCGCGACTCCGAAGCCCATCTGCAGGCCCTCCTCAACTCCATCGACGACGTTGCTTTCGAGATCGGCCGCGATGGCGAGTACACCAACATCTGGACACGGAAAGATTATATGCTGTTCGCCAGCCCGCGCGAACAATACGTGGGCAAAAAAATAACGGACGTGCTAAGCGGCGACCTGCTCAAGCAATACCAGGACGCCATCGAAAAAGTGTTGCGCACGCAAAATTCCGAATCGCTGGAATATCCCGTGCCCCATCAAAAACGTTGGAGCTCTTGCAAGATCTCTTATATCAACGAGAATAAAGTGCTCATCCTCGTGCGCGATATCACCGCCAAGAAAAAAGCGGAGTTGTTGCTCGCACAAAGTGAACAAAAATTCAGGGCCCTCACGGAAAATATCCCCGGCGCCGTCTACCTCTGCAAAAAAGATGCACGCCACGAGATGCTTTACATCAACCACCAGGTGAAAGAGATCGTGGGCTACGATCCCGCCGATTTTATTTCGGGTAAAGTGAGCATGACCGACCTCTATCATCCCGAAGACCGCGAGCGCATTTTCGCCGTGGTGGAAAAGGCCGTGCAAACACACGAAAAGTTTCACCTCCGCTATCGCCTGCAAGATCGCAATGCCGAGTGGCGCTGGGTGGAAGAGATCGGAAGCGTGATCCTGCAACCCGGCGAACCTGCTATGATTGAGGGGTTCATCAGCGACATCACGTTCCAAAAGATCGCCGAAGAAGCGCTTGAAAAGATCGCCGAAGAAAACCACCGCATTTTCGCCAATGCCCTCAACCTGATCGCTATTGCCAGTTTCGATGGTTATTTTCTGAAACTGAACCCCTACTGGACCCAACTGTTGGGCTGGACCGAAGAGGAATTGATGAATCATCGCTTCATTGAATTTGTTCACCCCGACGATATTGTCCCGACCAAAAATGCGGTGGGACACCTGCAAGTGGGGCGTCATATTCCGACCTTCGAAAACCGCTACCGCCACAAAGACGGAACCTACCGCTGGCTGTTGTGGACGTCGGCCAGCGATGTGAAGAACCAGTTGATCTATGCCAGCGCGGTGGACATCACCGAACGCAAAAAATCAGAAGACGAATTGCTCCGCTCCAAGCAAAGCATGGAGTCGTTTGCCGTGAAATTACAAGAGCAGAACCGGCAACTCGACGAATTTGCCCACATCATCTCTCACAACCTGCGCTCGCCCATCGGCAACATCAAAGCGCTCATCGGACTGTTGAGTCCTTCCAGCTCCATCACCGAGTATCAGCAGATCTTCGAAAAGCTCAAGAACGTAGCGCACAACCTGGGGGAAACCATGAACGAGCTGATGGAGACGTTGAAGGCCAAAAAAGAAACCGACATCGAACGGGTGGATATCCGTTTTCACGAGATCTTCGACAAAGTGGTGCAGTCCCTGCAAGGAGAACTCATTCAGACCGGCGCCTCCATCACCTTTGACTTTAACGCCGCCCCGGTCATTCACTACTCGCGCACCTACCTGGAAAGTATTTTTCAAAATTTGCTCAGCAACGCCGTCAAATACCGTTCGCCTGACCGGGCGCCGGAAATTCATGTGCTCACCCGCATGCGCGATCATTCCGTGGAGCTGATCGTGCGCGATAACGGACTGGGTATTGAAATGGATAAATTCGGCGATAAGCTATTTGGTCTTCACAAGACCTTTCACGATCACAAAGACGCGCGGGGCGTTGGGTTGTTTCTCATCAAAA
- a CDS encoding TrmH family RNA methyltransferase, whose amino-acid sequence MHPLITSPQNPKIKNVLALEKARERREQNVFIIEGLKELSLAVTGGYVLNSVFFCPDIIDTEKVLSLVGDEHLLIPVQKAVFEKIAYRESTGGVLAVARQKTHFLGDLQLRPTPLVLVLESVEKPGNLGAVLRTADAAGVDAVIICDPQTDFYNANVIRSSVGCVFTTPVASATSAETIAWLKKNNIAILATYLQASRPYYDVDFRKPSAIVMGTESTGLSDLWVKQADQNIIIPMQGAIDSMNVSTAAAVVVFEAVRQRGFRR is encoded by the coding sequence ATGCATCCCCTCATCACGAGCCCTCAGAATCCGAAAATAAAAAACGTGCTGGCCCTGGAGAAGGCCCGCGAGCGACGGGAGCAGAACGTTTTTATCATCGAGGGTTTGAAAGAGCTTTCCCTGGCTGTGACCGGCGGATACGTGCTTAACAGTGTGTTCTTTTGTCCGGATATTATTGACACCGAAAAGGTCTTGTCCCTGGTTGGCGACGAGCACCTGCTCATTCCCGTTCAAAAAGCCGTATTCGAAAAAATTGCCTATCGTGAAAGCACCGGGGGTGTGCTGGCCGTTGCCCGGCAAAAGACCCATTTTCTGGGAGACCTCCAGCTTCGTCCAACGCCTTTGGTGTTGGTGCTGGAATCGGTTGAAAAGCCCGGTAACCTCGGGGCTGTCTTGCGCACAGCCGATGCTGCCGGGGTAGATGCCGTGATCATCTGCGACCCGCAAACCGATTTCTATAACGCCAATGTTATCCGCTCCAGCGTAGGCTGTGTGTTTACCACCCCCGTGGCGTCGGCTACTTCTGCCGAAACCATTGCCTGGCTCAAAAAAAATAACATCGCCATTCTGGCTACCTATCTTCAGGCATCCCGCCCCTATTACGACGTCGATTTCCGGAAGCCGTCCGCCATCGTTATGGGCACAGAATCTACCGGATTATCAGACCTTTGGGTGAAGCAGGCCGACCAAAACATTATTATTCCCATGCAGGGGGCCATCGATTCCATGAACGTTTCCACGGCAGCGGCAGTTGTGGTGTTCGAAGCGGTGCGGCAGCGTGGTTTCCGGCGGTGA
- a CDS encoding class I SAM-dependent methyltransferase, which produces MKLLHPASWHDYELLDSGNFEKLERFGKYVLIRPEPQALWSRSLADEVWKKTAHAKFVREQTDKFRFTDDVKGGWSKDPAMPESWNVQYNYNGLRLTLRLALTGFGHVGVFPEQGSNWNFIYDTLTQWQLQRPRVLNLFAYTGAASVVARSAGADVTHCDASRPGLNWASQNMQMNGLQDIRWVYEDAFKFVKREVKRGNKYNGVIMDPPPYGRGPEGEKWTLQEQLDELLALSSALLEKKNHFHILSMYAAGLSPIVGLNVAKSHFPEMREPEYGEFFLKSAQGKDLPMGTFLRFRS; this is translated from the coding sequence ATGAAACTGCTCCACCCCGCCTCCTGGCACGACTATGAACTCCTCGATTCCGGCAACTTTGAAAAGCTGGAGCGTTTTGGGAAGTACGTGCTCATTCGTCCCGAGCCCCAGGCGCTCTGGAGCCGCTCGCTGGCGGACGAGGTGTGGAAGAAAACAGCCCACGCCAAATTTGTGCGCGAGCAAACGGACAAGTTCAGGTTTACCGACGATGTGAAAGGGGGCTGGTCCAAAGACCCCGCCATGCCGGAAAGTTGGAACGTGCAATACAATTATAATGGCCTCCGCCTGACGCTGCGCCTGGCATTGACGGGCTTTGGTCATGTAGGCGTTTTTCCGGAACAAGGCAGCAACTGGAATTTTATTTACGACACCCTCACGCAATGGCAATTGCAGCGCCCCCGTGTGCTGAATTTGTTTGCCTACACGGGTGCCGCTTCCGTGGTGGCGCGTTCGGCTGGCGCCGATGTCACGCACTGCGATGCGTCGCGCCCCGGTTTAAATTGGGCCAGCCAGAACATGCAGATGAATGGCCTCCAGGACATCCGTTGGGTGTATGAGGATGCCTTTAAATTTGTGAAGCGTGAGGTGAAACGTGGCAACAAATACAACGGTGTGATCATGGACCCGCCACCGTACGGTCGCGGACCGGAAGGCGAGAAGTGGACGTTGCAGGAACAATTGGACGAGCTCCTGGCGCTTAGCAGTGCGCTGTTGGAAAAGAAAAATCATTTCCACATTCTGAGCATGTACGCTGCCGGGCTTTCCCCGATCGTGGGATTGAACGTGGCGAAGTCGCATTTTCCCGAGATGAGAGAGCCCGAATACGGAGAATTTTTTCTGAAATCCGCCCAGGGAAAAGATCTGCCAATGGGGACGTTTTTGAGATTTCGCTCGTAG
- the typA gene encoding translational GTPase TypA, with the protein MEVNKIRNIAIIAHVDHGKTTLVDKLLMAGKLFKDHETPGELIMDSNDLERERGITILAKNVSVRYKDYKINVIDTPGHSDFGGEVERVLNMADGCLLLVDAFEGPMPQTRFVLQKALQLGLKPIVVINKVDKKNCTPDEVHEQVFDLMFQLDGTEEQLDFPTFYGSAKQGWMSTDWKTPTDSITPLLDGIIQYIPAPAVEEGSTQMLITSLEYSAYIGRVAIGRVHRGSIKTGQPIALVKRESRAVVKSRIKDLYVFEGFDKLKVEEVKAGEICALVGLEGFDIGDTVADIEKPEGMKAISIDEPTMSMLFTINNSPFYGKEGKFVTSRHIKDRLEKELEKNLALRLGETGSADSFMVFGRGVLHLSVLIETMRREGYELQIGQPQVIFKEIDGVKSEPMEELTIDLPETDAGKAIETVSQRKGEMLNMEPKGDRMILKFMIPSRGIIGLRNYLLNVTAGEAIVTHRFKEYQAFRGEIPGRINGSLIVMEQGEAIAYSLHNLQDRGKFFINEGEAVYEGQVIGEHSRSGDLVINVTKTKKLTNMRASGSDEKMRIAPPIIFSLEEALEYIQSDEYVEVTPKSIRLRKIYLNETDRKRNSK; encoded by the coding sequence ATGGAGGTTAACAAGATCAGGAACATCGCTATCATTGCCCACGTCGATCACGGTAAAACTACCCTGGTAGACAAATTACTCATGGCCGGTAAGCTTTTCAAGGACCACGAAACCCCTGGTGAGCTCATCATGGACAGCAATGACCTGGAACGCGAACGCGGCATCACCATTTTGGCAAAAAACGTATCGGTACGATACAAAGACTATAAGATCAACGTCATCGACACCCCCGGCCACAGCGACTTTGGCGGTGAAGTAGAGCGCGTATTGAACATGGCCGACGGCTGTTTGCTGCTGGTGGACGCTTTTGAAGGCCCCATGCCCCAAACCCGTTTCGTGCTTCAAAAAGCCCTTCAACTGGGACTGAAGCCCATCGTGGTGATCAATAAAGTTGACAAAAAGAACTGTACCCCCGACGAAGTACACGAACAGGTTTTCGACCTCATGTTCCAACTCGACGGTACCGAAGAACAATTGGACTTCCCCACCTTCTATGGCTCTGCTAAACAAGGCTGGATGAGCACCGACTGGAAAACGCCTACCGACAGCATCACCCCGTTATTGGACGGCATCATCCAATACATACCTGCCCCCGCGGTGGAGGAAGGATCGACCCAAATGTTGATTACCTCCCTGGAATATTCAGCCTACATCGGCCGCGTGGCTATTGGCCGTGTACACAGAGGCTCGATCAAGACCGGTCAACCCATCGCCCTGGTGAAACGTGAATCACGCGCCGTGGTGAAGTCCCGCATCAAAGACCTGTACGTATTCGAAGGTTTCGATAAACTGAAAGTTGAAGAAGTAAAGGCCGGCGAGATCTGCGCGCTGGTAGGTTTGGAAGGTTTCGATATCGGCGACACCGTTGCTGACATCGAGAAGCCCGAAGGCATGAAAGCCATCTCGATCGACGAGCCGACCATGAGTATGCTCTTCACCATCAACAACTCGCCTTTCTATGGTAAGGAAGGCAAGTTTGTGACCTCGCGCCACATCAAAGACCGTTTGGAGAAAGAACTTGAAAAGAACCTCGCCCTGCGCCTGGGAGAAACCGGCTCTGCCGATAGCTTCATGGTGTTTGGTCGTGGTGTACTCCACTTGTCGGTTTTGATCGAGACCATGCGCCGCGAAGGCTATGAACTCCAGATCGGCCAACCCCAGGTGATCTTCAAGGAGATCGACGGCGTGAAATCCGAACCTATGGAAGAGCTCACCATCGACCTTCCGGAAACAGATGCCGGCAAGGCTATCGAGACCGTATCACAACGCAAGGGTGAAATGTTGAACATGGAGCCGAAAGGCGATCGCATGATCCTGAAGTTCATGATCCCTTCACGCGGTATCATCGGTTTGAGAAATTACTTATTGAACGTAACAGCCGGTGAAGCCATCGTGACCCACCGCTTCAAAGAATATCAAGCCTTCCGTGGCGAGATCCCCGGACGGATCAACGGTTCACTGATCGTGATGGAACAAGGCGAAGCCATTGCCTACAGCTTGCACAACCTGCAAGATCGCGGCAAGTTCTTTATCAACGAAGGCGAGGCCGTATACGAAGGACAAGTGATCGGCGAACACAGCCGCAGCGGCGACCTCGTGATCAACGTCACCAAAACCAAAAAGCTCACCAACATGCGGGCTTCCGGTTCTGACGAAAAAATGAGGATCGCACCCCCCATCATCTTCTCTTTGGAAGAGGCATTGGAATACATTCAGTCGGACGAATACGTAGAGGTTACCCCCAAATCCATCCGCTTGCGGAAGATCTACCTCAACGAAACCGATCGGAAGAGAAACAGCAAATAA
- a CDS encoding Uma2 family endonuclease: MVIAKANRTIIKEDAIHGRPDMIIEIFSPRESFHEARKRVLYQRFQIPEYHMVSPKTKETVSFILKDGKYTMSAYAHGKLHSAFLGNHTFEF; the protein is encoded by the coding sequence ATGGTGATCGCCAAAGCCAACCGGACTATTATTAAAGAGGATGCAATCCATGGCCGGCCGGATATGATTATCGAGATTTTTTCTCCGCGCGAATCTTTTCATGAGGCCCGGAAACGGGTCCTTTATCAACGGTTTCAGATTCCGGAGTATCACATGGTCTCACCAAAAACCAAAGAAACCGTAAGTTTTATCCTGAAAGACGGAAAATATACCATGTCAGCATATGCCCACGGCAAACTTCATTCGGCCTTCCTGGGGAATCACACGTTTGAATTCTAA